Proteins co-encoded in one Desulfitobacterium hafniense DCB-2 genomic window:
- a CDS encoding murein hydrolase activator EnvC family protein — translation MNPYERWDDWEWERAAQEVGRERGFNYEERPRKRPYTRKKKPLGPLYQWTGLQKKAALSVTFFLMVFFASKGEDMLSQGIYTAYQGTVQSSNYYASLNGMALQVLGMSIENKSTAVDATMQGKFIPPVSGKVMAGFGGAGEGQAGLHNGIDVASALGIPVVAPYQGVVTHVGEDPQLGRVVKLDFGNGWTGVLGNFGDIAVAEGQRVDSGQVLGSVGLSAPLKKTWLHIELRKDGVPVDPLPYLVPAN, via the coding sequence ATGAATCCATATGAGCGCTGGGATGATTGGGAATGGGAAAGGGCGGCTCAGGAGGTGGGCCGGGAAAGAGGCTTTAACTACGAGGAGCGGCCGCGGAAGCGACCCTATACAAGAAAAAAGAAGCCCTTGGGGCCTCTGTATCAATGGACCGGACTACAGAAGAAGGCAGCCCTTTCCGTGACCTTTTTCTTAATGGTTTTCTTCGCTTCCAAGGGAGAAGATATGCTGTCTCAAGGGATTTATACGGCTTATCAGGGAACCGTACAAAGCAGCAATTATTATGCATCCCTTAATGGCATGGCTTTGCAGGTTTTGGGGATGAGCATCGAAAATAAGAGCACTGCTGTGGACGCGACCATGCAGGGGAAATTCATTCCCCCTGTATCAGGCAAAGTCATGGCCGGGTTTGGGGGGGCAGGGGAAGGGCAGGCCGGTCTCCACAATGGGATTGATGTGGCCAGTGCTTTAGGTATCCCCGTGGTAGCACCTTATCAAGGGGTGGTGACTCATGTGGGAGAGGATCCGCAACTGGGAAGAGTGGTTAAGCTCGATTTCGGCAATGGCTGGACAGGAGTGCTCGGCAATTTCGGGGATATTGCCGTGGCCGAAGGACAAAGGGTGGATAGTGGTCAGGTGCTGGGTTCAGTAGGGCTATCAGCTCCCTTAAAAAAGACATGGCTGCATATAGAGCTTCGTAAGGATGGAGTACCTGTGGATCCCTTACCCTACTTGGTTCCTGCTAACTAG